A genomic region of Bradyrhizobium sp. ORS 278 contains the following coding sequences:
- a CDS encoding FtsX-like permease family protein: MNRWLPFEWVAAVRFLREGRLQTLFIIGGIAIGVAVIVFMSAMLAGLEANFIKRVLTSQPQIQLLTPDQVARPLRNGNRVIEDATVQRPSQRVISIDQWPKIRAQMLAMPEITAVSPTISGSALAIRGDASRAVTLSGIEPESYFAIVRVPDYIVAGEPRLSSEDIIIGIELAKDLGAVVGDKLNVQAASGANRVLTVTGLVDLGNKGVNQRAAYVALRTAQSLLGMIGGVTTIDITVQDIYAAEDIAQRIQAANLVKADSWIKTNAQFFVAVRAQETSNTLIRVFVAMSVAFGIAAVLIVSVIQRSKEIGILRAMGTSRGQILRVFLLQGGLLGFIGSLFGAALGAGALIYWHAVQRQADGSELFPLILERRLFVITALLATVTGLLAATAPALRAAKLDPVVAIRG; this comes from the coding sequence GTGAACCGCTGGCTGCCGTTCGAATGGGTCGCGGCGGTGCGCTTCCTGCGCGAGGGCCGGCTGCAGACCCTGTTCATCATCGGCGGCATCGCGATCGGCGTCGCCGTGATCGTGTTCATGTCGGCGATGCTCGCAGGGCTGGAAGCCAACTTCATCAAGCGCGTGCTGACGTCGCAGCCGCAAATCCAGTTGCTGACGCCGGACCAGGTCGCGCGGCCGCTGCGCAACGGCAATCGCGTGATCGAGGACGCCACCGTGCAGCGGCCGAGCCAGCGCGTGATCTCGATCGACCAATGGCCGAAGATCCGCGCCCAGATGCTGGCGATGCCGGAGATCACCGCGGTGTCGCCGACCATCTCGGGCTCGGCGCTCGCCATTCGCGGCGACGCCAGCCGCGCCGTGACACTGTCCGGCATTGAGCCGGAGAGCTATTTCGCCATCGTGCGCGTGCCGGACTATATCGTTGCCGGCGAGCCGCGGCTGAGCAGCGAGGACATCATCATCGGCATCGAGCTGGCCAAGGATCTCGGTGCCGTCGTCGGCGACAAGCTCAACGTCCAGGCCGCTTCCGGCGCCAATCGCGTGCTGACCGTGACCGGCCTGGTCGACCTCGGCAACAAGGGCGTCAACCAGCGCGCCGCCTACGTCGCGCTGCGCACCGCGCAGTCGCTGCTCGGCATGATCGGCGGCGTCACCACCATCGACATCACCGTGCAGGACATCTACGCAGCGGAAGACATCGCGCAGCGCATCCAGGCCGCCAACCTCGTCAAGGCCGACAGCTGGATCAAGACCAATGCGCAGTTCTTCGTGGCCGTGCGCGCGCAGGAGACTTCGAACACGCTGATCCGCGTATTCGTCGCAATGTCGGTCGCCTTCGGCATCGCTGCCGTGCTCATCGTCTCCGTCATCCAGCGCTCGAAGGAGATCGGCATTCTCCGGGCGATGGGCACCTCGCGCGGCCAGATCCTGCGCGTGTTCCTGCTGCAAGGCGGGCTGCTCGGCTTCATCGGCTCGCTGTTCGGCGCCGCGCTCGGCGCCGGCGCGCTGATCTACTGGCATGCGGTGCAGCGCCAGGCGGATGGATCGGAGTTGTTCCCGCTCATTCTCGAGCGCCGCCTGTTCGTCATCACGGCCCTGCTCGCGACGGTCACGGGATTGCTCGCGGCGACCGCGCCGGCGTTGCGCGCGGCCAAGCTCGATCCGGTGGTGGCGATCCGTGGCTGA
- a CDS encoding ABC transporter ATP-binding protein — MAEVILRLEKVCKAYNVGLPTETEVLHDIDLEVDRGEFVALIGPSGSGKSTLLNIVGLLDRPTSGRLTIKGQDIASLGDTELTHLRGHTIGFIFQSHLLISAFTAKENVMMPLLVDRGFPSAEIEAQAGKLLDQVGLAKFANHLASNMSGGQQQRVAVARALAMNPDLVLADEPTGNLDSKSAEAVFELMRDVNRTVGTSFLLVTHNLDLARRCDRIIEVVDGRIQT; from the coding sequence GTGGCTGAGGTGATCCTGCGGCTGGAGAAGGTCTGCAAGGCCTACAATGTCGGTCTCCCGACCGAGACCGAGGTGCTGCACGACATCGATCTCGAGGTCGATCGCGGCGAGTTCGTCGCGCTGATCGGTCCGTCCGGATCGGGCAAGAGCACCTTGCTCAACATCGTCGGTCTGCTCGACCGGCCGACCTCCGGCCGGCTCACGATCAAGGGCCAGGATATCGCATCGCTCGGCGATACCGAGCTCACGCACCTGCGCGGGCACACCATCGGATTCATCTTCCAGTCTCATCTGTTGATCTCCGCCTTCACGGCCAAGGAGAACGTGATGATGCCGCTCCTGGTTGACCGCGGCTTTCCGAGCGCGGAGATCGAGGCGCAGGCGGGCAAGCTGCTCGACCAGGTCGGCCTGGCGAAATTTGCCAACCATCTTGCGAGCAACATGTCGGGCGGCCAGCAGCAGCGCGTCGCGGTCGCGCGCGCGCTGGCGATGAATCCCGATCTGGTGCTGGCGGACGAGCCGACCGGGAATCTCGACAGCAAATCCGCGGAGGCGGTGTTCGAGCTGATGCGGGACGTCAATCGGACGGTCGGCACCAGCTTCCTGCTCGTGACCCACAACCTCGATCTGGCGCGGCGTTGCGATCGCATCATTGAGGTTGTCGACGGCCGCATCCAGACCTGA